From Triticum urartu cultivar G1812 chromosome 2, Tu2.1, whole genome shotgun sequence, a single genomic window includes:
- the LOC125539145 gene encoding transcription factor MYB4-like: MGRAPCCEKMGLKRGPWTPEEDKILVAHIHSHGHGNWRALPKQAGLLRCGKSCRLRWINYLRPDIKRGNFTDEEEQSIIQLHQLLGNRWSAIAARLPGRTDNEIKNVWHTHLKKRLDPGAQEQLEEASAAKKRKKPAAAARKREGKIKMRKLDALTAKAAPVLSSPDRSVSSTLTESTSTASAAAEQHGNSGSSASASASVKEECFTSSEESEEFQIDESFWSETLSMPLDDINDVCMEPHDAFGKPADGDMDYWLKVFMEGGGDDNNDGALDLPQI; encoded by the exons ATGGGGAGGGCTCCGTGCTGCGAGAAGATGGGCCTCAAGAGGGGCCCCTGGACGCCGGAGGAGGACAAGATCCTGGTCGCCCACATCCACAGCCACGGCCACGGCAACTGGCGCGCGCTGCCCAAGCAAGCCG GCCTGCTGCGGTGCGGCAAGAGCTGCCGGCTCCGGTGGATCAACTACCTGCGGCCGGACATCAAGCGCGGCAACTTCACCGACGAGGAGGAGCAGTCAATCATCCAGCTGCACCAGCTGCTCGGCAACAG ATGGTCCGCGATTGCCGCCCGGCTGCCGGGGAGGACGGACAACGAGATCAAGAACGTGTGGCACACCCACCTCAAGAAGCGGCTCGACCCCGGCGCGCAGGAGCAGCTCGAGGAGGCCAGCGCCGCCAAGAAGCGCAAGaagccggcggcggcggcgcggaagCGCGAGGGCAAGATCAAGATGAGGAAGCTCGACGCGCTGACCGCCAAGGCGGCGCCCGTGCTGTCCTCGCCCGACCGCTCCGTCTCGTCCACGCTCACCGAGTCCACGTCcacggcctcggcggcggcggagcagcACGGCAACTCGGGCagctccgcctccgcctcggcgTCCGTCAAGGAGGAGTGCTTCACCTCGTCCGAGGAGTCGGAGGAGTTCCAGATCGACGAGAGCTTCTGGTCGGAGACGCTGTCCATGCCGCTGGACGACATCAACGACGTCTGCATGGAGCCCCACGACGCGTTCGGCAAGCCCGCCGACGGCGACATGGACTACTGGCTCAAGGTGTTCATGGAGGGCGGCGGCGACGACAACAACGACGGCGCGCTAGACTTACCGCAGATTTAG